One Flavobacteriales bacterium genomic region harbors:
- a CDS encoding protein-glutamate O-methyltransferase CheR — MEVVSKPDINDIEIPLLLEAIFQRYGYDFRSYSKAHVKRRILQRLRLSGLESVSMLQHRVLADPSFASEVLKDLSINVTEMFRDPKFYAAVREKVVPLLKTWSYCKIWHAGCSTGEEVYSMAILLSEEGVYDRTQLYATDFNYDVVKQAREGIYPIQQMKRHAMNYVSSGARASFTDHFYAKYDSAIMNNNLKKNIVWAHHNLVTDGDFTETNMIVCRNVLIYFNKDLQNKVIRLFHQSLVRGGILCLGHKETLMFSEYGKYFEALDEGQRIYKKRYATE, encoded by the coding sequence ATGGAAGTAGTGAGCAAGCCGGATATTAACGACATTGAGATACCTCTGCTTTTGGAAGCCATATTCCAAAGGTATGGCTATGATTTCAGGAGTTACTCCAAGGCGCATGTCAAACGCCGGATTCTCCAACGCCTCAGATTATCAGGGTTGGAGAGCGTGTCGATGCTTCAGCACCGCGTACTTGCCGATCCGTCTTTTGCCTCGGAGGTTCTGAAAGATCTGAGCATTAATGTCACCGAAATGTTCAGGGACCCGAAGTTTTATGCTGCAGTCAGGGAAAAGGTGGTGCCCCTTCTAAAAACATGGTCCTATTGCAAGATATGGCACGCCGGATGCAGCACCGGCGAGGAAGTCTATTCCATGGCCATCCTTCTGTCCGAGGAAGGAGTGTATGACCGCACACAATTATATGCCACGGATTTCAATTATGATGTCGTAAAGCAGGCGCGGGAAGGTATTTATCCAATCCAGCAGATGAAGCGTCATGCCATGAATTATGTTTCCAGTGGAGCGCGTGCCTCATTCACAGATCATTTTTACGCGAAGTACGATTCGGCGATCATGAATAACAACCTGAAAAAAAACATTGTCTGGGCTCATCATAACCTGGTGACTGACGGGGATTTTACCGAAACCAATATGATCGTATGCCGCAATGTTCTGATATATTTCAATAAAGATCTTCAGAATAAAGTCATTCGTTTATTTCATCAAAGCCTGGTCAGAGGTGGCATTCTCTGTCTTGGACACAAAGAGACATTAATGTTTTCAGAGTACGGAAAGTATTTTGAAGCGTTGGACGAAGGACAGCGGATTTATAAAAAAAGATATGCAACTGAATAA
- a CDS encoding type III pantothenate kinase gives MQLVIDIGSSHTKTGLFSGRDLVSSHSFDGIPDPETLSAWLKLYPSPYATIVSSVNQEAPELYDFIKQNMILVLVDSQMSLPVKVDYRTPETLGNDRLAGIMGAYGRFPVKDVLVIDAGTCITYDLLDKNGVYQGGSISPGRRMRFQALNKFTARLPLVNGNDEMALTGKDTTTSIQSGVQHGILSEVAGIIGLYQQQYKDVTVVLTGGDSAFFDKNLKINIFVAPNLVLEGLNLMLECHAKV, from the coding sequence ATGCAACTAGTCATTGACATCGGTTCCTCGCATACCAAAACAGGCCTTTTTTCAGGCAGGGATTTGGTTTCATCCCACAGCTTCGATGGCATTCCTGATCCGGAAACTTTAAGCGCCTGGTTGAAGTTGTACCCATCGCCTTATGCAACCATTGTTTCCAGTGTCAATCAGGAGGCACCGGAATTATATGATTTTATTAAACAGAACATGATCCTCGTGCTGGTAGACAGCCAAATGTCTCTTCCTGTGAAGGTAGACTACAGAACACCGGAGACCCTTGGCAATGACCGGTTGGCCGGCATCATGGGCGCTTATGGTCGTTTTCCTGTAAAAGACGTTCTGGTGATTGATGCCGGTACATGTATCACTTATGACCTGCTTGACAAAAATGGTGTTTACCAGGGAGGCAGCATCAGCCCCGGGCGTCGGATGCGGTTTCAGGCGCTGAACAAATTCACGGCACGCCTTCCACTCGTCAATGGAAACGATGAAATGGCGCTTACCGGAAAGGATACCACCACTTCAATACAGTCGGGAGTGCAGCATGGGATACTCTCCGAAGTGGCCGGGATAATAGGTTTGTATCAACAGCAATATAAGGATGTTACCGTCGTTTTGACCGGGGGCGACAGTGCCTTCTTTGATAAGAATCTGAAAATTAACATCTTTGTCGCCCCAAACCTGGTACTTGAGGGATTGAACCTTATGTTAGAATGCCATGCGAAAGTTTAA
- the lptC gene encoding LPS export ABC transporter periplasmic protein LptC produces MKRPRPGSKFGLIPTLCLLSILTACEADLAKVDLVTSQDETAPEVAHNVEALYSDSAMLKVKLNAPLMERFYGEKPYVEFSKGLHVVFYDSVAQPNAELTAGYAIRYVNERKMEARRNVVVVNERGERLVTEHLVWDEQKQIIFTEEEVHITRDDEVIWGQGLEADQHFNRYRIKKPIGSFHLPEEKTEEHVP; encoded by the coding sequence ATGAAAAGACCAAGGCCAGGTTCTAAGTTTGGTCTGATCCCTACACTATGTCTGCTTAGCATACTGACCGCATGCGAGGCAGACCTTGCCAAGGTGGATCTGGTCACATCTCAGGATGAGACAGCACCAGAGGTGGCGCACAATGTTGAAGCGCTTTACAGCGATTCAGCCATGCTGAAGGTGAAGTTGAACGCCCCCCTTATGGAACGCTTTTACGGCGAGAAACCCTATGTGGAATTTTCCAAAGGATTGCACGTGGTATTCTACGACTCAGTTGCCCAACCCAATGCTGAATTGACCGCAGGATATGCCATCCGCTATGTGAACGAACGCAAGATGGAAGCGCGACGGAATGTGGTGGTCGTGAATGAGCGGGGTGAACGGCTGGTGACAGAACATCTGGTGTGGGACGAGCAAAAACAAATCATTTTTACAGAAGAAGAAGTACACATCACCAGGGATGATGAGGTGATCTGGGGTCAGGGACTTGAAGCCGATCAACATTTTAACCGATACCGCATTAAAAAACCGATTGGTTCATTTCACCTACCTGAAGAAAAAACGGAAGAACATGTTCCTTAA
- a CDS encoding HlyC/CorC family transporter, with protein sequence METGLVILISLFFSAFFSGIEIAYITSNKLDLELRRKKGLISAKLLAGITRYPSRFIGMLLIGNNVALVFYGIAMARLLEPDLRLYLHSDAYVMVVQTLISTIIVLLTAEFLPKVLFRINPNFILLTLAAPLWLLYFLLYLPVVLIMQVAQFILTRIFGIAFHAEDPVFGKTDLDHYLDLVTTGINRPEDIDPEIKILKNALDFTNIKVKECMVPRTEIVALNIDDPINQLKEQFIRTGLSKILIFNENIDNIIGYTHSYELFKNPKNIKAILLPIIIAPESMRASELMENFIRDHKSVAVVVDEFGGTAGMVTMEDIIEEIFGEIEDEHDSEELVEKQLGDHDYLFSARHEIDYLNETYDLGLKTSDEYETLGGMVTHFHESIPEVDEEIAVDNHIFVIKKASDSRIDLIRLKVRNTS encoded by the coding sequence ATGGAAACAGGCTTGGTCATTCTGATCTCACTCTTTTTTTCGGCATTCTTCTCAGGCATTGAGATCGCGTATATCACCTCCAACAAACTCGATCTGGAGCTTCGCAGGAAGAAAGGCCTGATCTCTGCAAAATTACTGGCCGGCATTACCCGATATCCATCACGGTTTATTGGTATGCTGTTGATCGGCAATAATGTAGCGCTGGTTTTCTATGGTATAGCCATGGCACGGCTGCTTGAGCCAGACTTGCGTTTGTACCTGCACTCCGATGCTTATGTGATGGTGGTACAAACGCTTATTTCCACCATCATCGTTCTGCTGACCGCCGAGTTTCTTCCAAAGGTGCTCTTCCGCATCAACCCTAATTTTATCCTGCTGACCCTTGCCGCTCCCCTGTGGCTTCTCTACTTTCTGCTTTATCTTCCCGTGGTACTCATCATGCAAGTGGCCCAATTCATACTAACACGCATATTTGGTATTGCCTTTCATGCAGAAGATCCTGTATTCGGTAAAACGGATCTTGATCATTACCTGGACCTGGTGACCACAGGAATCAATCGGCCGGAAGACATTGATCCTGAAATCAAGATTCTTAAAAATGCACTCGACTTTACCAATATCAAGGTGAAGGAATGCATGGTTCCCCGTACAGAAATTGTTGCCCTGAATATTGACGATCCCATCAATCAACTCAAGGAACAATTTATCCGGACCGGGCTTTCCAAGATCCTCATCTTCAACGAAAACATTGATAACATCATCGGCTATACCCATTCCTATGAGTTATTCAAGAACCCAAAAAATATCAAAGCCATCCTTCTGCCGATCATCATTGCTCCGGAAAGCATGAGGGCCAGTGAGTTGATGGAGAATTTTATCCGTGATCACAAAAGCGTCGCCGTAGTGGTTGATGAATTTGGCGGTACCGCTGGAATGGTAACCATGGAGGATATCATTGAAGAGATCTTCGGTGAGATCGAAGATGAGCATGACTCGGAAGAACTGGTTGAAAAACAGCTCGGTGACCATGACTACCTGTTCTCCGCCCGACATGAGATAGACTACCTGAATGAGACTTACGATCTTGGCCTGAAAACCTCAGATGAATACGAAACACTCGGAGGTATGGTCACCCACTTTCATGAAAGCATCCCTGAAGTGGATGAGGAGATCGCGGTTGACAATCATATTTTTGTTATCAAAAAGGCATCTGATTCCCGGATCGATCTGATTCGTCTTAAAGTTCGGAATACGTCCTGA
- a CDS encoding SurA N-terminal domain-containing protein, translating into MGWVLLFFVGGALLAFILGDFLNSGSSMFTGDRTTVAEVGGTKISANVYERNVEERLASFQMNSNGENIPSETQDMLRDEAWEQMIRDLIMEQQYNETGIAVGGEELKDMVSGQNIHPEVARAFTNPQTGEFDPSSILSSIKRLRETEDGNNRWAMFEDKIVKERTFEKYAMLIQKGLYVTTAEAERDIQSGSAKANISYVYKSFSSVSDSSITVTDQEIREYYEAHKHLYKQKEEERSLEYVIFNVDPSAEDTLEARNWISEIKEKLVESTTDSLFVNRHADTPFDDRFYGKGSIAANLDSIFFAADSTGLVVGPYFENGAYKLAKLSEKRMHSDSVKVRQFVLLAKEGDTLATYARADSLMKLIQNGTPFGDVAFNNNDDPSTQADSGNIGWVTEYDQRMTYYGPRFTDTCFANTSKGLILLKTPYGAHVIDVQERTKLVPQVRIAFVDRYLKPSQETYNNVYQQANEFAGKSRTEETFSQNSTKLNKRVAEGLRTGDRNIPGLESARPMVRWAYNSEVGDVSDVMAFGDKFAVALLTEVLEEGYIPIDKRKPELEIAAKKEKKVKQFQEEFKSKMAGINDINALASAMGSEAQKVEGITFSASFVAGLGMEPAVIGHAFGEKQGQLSQPIKGNTGVFVIVVESVTPAPEGQDIATKKKSMRATAQSRAATDVVNALLEKADVQDYRAKFY; encoded by the coding sequence ATGGGCTGGGTACTTCTGTTCTTCGTCGGAGGTGCGCTCCTGGCCTTCATACTGGGAGATTTTTTGAACTCAGGATCCTCCATGTTTACAGGAGATCGCACCACAGTGGCGGAAGTTGGTGGCACCAAAATCTCAGCAAACGTTTATGAACGTAACGTGGAAGAACGCCTTGCATCTTTTCAGATGAACAGCAACGGCGAGAACATACCCAGCGAGACTCAGGACATGCTGAGGGATGAAGCATGGGAACAAATGATCCGTGACCTGATCATGGAACAACAATATAATGAGACCGGCATCGCCGTGGGTGGAGAAGAACTGAAAGACATGGTCTCCGGACAGAATATTCATCCTGAGGTTGCCAGGGCATTCACCAATCCGCAGACCGGTGAATTTGATCCATCCAGCATCCTTAGCTCCATCAAGAGACTACGGGAAACCGAAGATGGAAACAACCGGTGGGCCATGTTTGAAGATAAGATTGTGAAGGAAAGGACCTTTGAGAAGTATGCCATGCTTATTCAGAAAGGCCTTTATGTCACTACAGCAGAAGCTGAAAGGGATATACAATCCGGCAGTGCAAAGGCCAATATCTCATACGTGTACAAGTCATTCAGCAGTGTGTCTGATAGCTCAATTACGGTGACAGATCAGGAGATCAGAGAATACTATGAAGCCCACAAACACCTTTACAAACAAAAGGAAGAGGAAAGAAGCCTTGAATATGTGATCTTTAATGTGGATCCCTCAGCAGAAGACACACTTGAAGCACGCAACTGGATCAGTGAGATCAAAGAAAAACTCGTTGAATCCACGACTGACAGTCTGTTTGTTAACCGCCATGCAGACACGCCTTTCGATGACCGTTTTTATGGCAAGGGATCTATTGCCGCCAACCTGGATTCCATCTTTTTTGCAGCGGATTCAACAGGCCTGGTCGTAGGTCCTTATTTTGAAAATGGCGCCTATAAACTGGCCAAGCTATCTGAAAAACGTATGCACTCCGACAGTGTCAAAGTACGTCAGTTTGTCCTCCTGGCAAAGGAAGGCGATACCCTCGCTACCTATGCCCGTGCCGACAGCCTGATGAAACTGATCCAGAACGGAACACCATTCGGTGATGTGGCCTTTAACAACAACGATGATCCCTCTACCCAGGCAGACAGCGGGAACATCGGTTGGGTAACCGAATACGACCAACGCATGACATATTATGGTCCTCGTTTCACAGATACCTGCTTTGCCAATACCAGTAAAGGGCTGATCCTGCTGAAAACACCATATGGCGCTCATGTCATTGATGTTCAGGAAAGGACGAAGCTGGTACCCCAGGTTCGCATTGCCTTTGTAGATCGTTACCTGAAGCCAAGTCAGGAGACTTACAACAATGTTTATCAGCAAGCCAATGAGTTCGCCGGAAAAAGCCGTACCGAGGAAACCTTTAGTCAAAACTCGACCAAGCTGAATAAACGTGTGGCGGAGGGTTTGCGCACAGGTGACAGAAATATTCCTGGACTGGAGTCCGCCAGACCAATGGTACGTTGGGCATACAACAGTGAAGTCGGTGATGTATCCGATGTCATGGCTTTTGGAGACAAATTCGCTGTGGCCTTACTGACAGAGGTGCTTGAAGAAGGCTACATCCCCATCGATAAGAGAAAACCGGAACTGGAAATAGCAGCAAAGAAGGAAAAGAAAGTCAAACAATTCCAGGAAGAGTTCAAATCTAAGATGGCGGGTATCAATGACATTAATGCATTGGCCAGTGCCATGGGATCGGAAGCACAAAAGGTAGAAGGCATTACCTTCTCCGCCAGCTTCGTTGCAGGACTAGGCATGGAGCCTGCCGTGATCGGTCATGCTTTCGGTGAGAAACAAGGTCAGCTTTCTCAACCGATCAAAGGAAATACAGGCGTTTTTGTGATCGTGGTAGAATCCGTGACTCCCGCCCCCGAGGGCCAGGATATTGCTACAAAAAAGAAATCCATGAGGGCAACCGCACAATCCAGGGCTGCTACGGATGTGGTTAATGCGCTCCTGGAAAAGGCAGATGTGCAGGATTACCGCGCCAAGTTCTATTAA
- the rodA gene encoding rod shape-determining protein RodA: MRTRKNIMQGIDWWLVITYLLLVIMGWVNIYAAVYDESHASILDVSRNYGKQMIWIATAFVIGLTLLLIESKFWESFSMILYGITLAMLLAVLFFGREVAGSRSWFEIGAFRLQPAEFAKFATALALARYLGLHEIKFQDLKIKMWSFALLLAPAALIVLQGDAGSSLVYSAFVLVLFREGLSGNVLIIGAGLALVFILALLVDKLVLIACFAGVAMLLVYLVRKSKSDIIAVIGGFVLCAGLVYSVDYVFDNVLADHHRKRINVLIGKEADIHAAGYNVNQSKIAIGSGGVTGKGFLKGTQTKYDFVPEQSTDFIFCTVGEEWGFLGSFVVISLFLFLMLRILYAAERQRSHFSRIYGYGVASILFFHFAINIGMTIGLAPVIGIPMPFFSYGGSSLWGFTILLFIFIKLDSVRMEILG; the protein is encoded by the coding sequence ATGCGCACGAGAAAGAACATAATGCAAGGGATCGACTGGTGGTTGGTGATAACCTACTTGTTACTGGTGATCATGGGATGGGTGAATATTTATGCGGCGGTGTATGATGAGAGTCATGCGAGTATCCTGGACGTATCCAGGAACTATGGCAAGCAAATGATCTGGATTGCTACAGCATTTGTGATCGGATTAACCTTGCTGTTGATAGAAAGTAAATTCTGGGAGTCCTTTTCGATGATCCTGTATGGCATTACGCTGGCGATGCTGCTGGCCGTGTTGTTTTTCGGAAGAGAGGTGGCGGGTTCCCGTTCCTGGTTTGAAATCGGTGCATTCCGGCTGCAGCCGGCGGAGTTCGCCAAATTTGCAACCGCTCTTGCCCTGGCAAGATACCTCGGGCTTCATGAAATAAAGTTTCAGGACCTGAAAATAAAAATGTGGTCCTTTGCCCTTCTCCTGGCTCCGGCGGCCCTTATCGTTCTTCAGGGAGACGCAGGTTCGTCTTTGGTTTATTCCGCATTTGTTCTCGTGTTGTTTCGGGAAGGGCTATCCGGAAACGTCCTGATCATCGGGGCAGGCCTTGCACTGGTGTTCATACTGGCCTTGTTGGTTGATAAGCTTGTCCTTATTGCCTGTTTTGCCGGCGTGGCAATGTTGCTGGTTTACCTTGTCAGAAAGTCAAAGTCAGACATCATCGCGGTGATCGGAGGCTTTGTGCTTTGTGCAGGCCTGGTGTACAGTGTCGATTATGTTTTTGACAATGTTCTGGCCGATCACCATCGCAAACGCATCAATGTATTGATTGGTAAAGAGGCCGACATTCATGCAGCGGGTTATAACGTAAATCAGTCAAAGATCGCAATTGGTTCAGGAGGGGTAACCGGGAAAGGTTTTCTGAAAGGAACCCAAACCAAGTATGATTTTGTACCCGAGCAAAGCACAGACTTCATTTTTTGCACGGTGGGAGAAGAGTGGGGCTTCCTGGGTAGTTTCGTTGTGATCTCCCTTTTTCTGTTTCTTATGCTGCGAATACTCTATGCGGCAGAACGACAGCGTTCCCATTTCAGCAGGATATACGGATATGGGGTGGCATCCATTCTTTTTTTTCACTTTGCCATCAACATAGGGATGACCATTGGTTTGGCGCCGGTCATTGGAATACCCATGCCCTTCTTTAGCTATGGTGGATCTTCGCTATGGGGTTTTACGATCCTCCTTTTCATCTTCATCAAGCTGGACTCGGTGCGGATGGAGATCCTGGGATAA
- the mrdA gene encoding penicillin-binding protein 2 codes for MSRVISSKMLVVAMIFIGTGLILLLRLFYIQVVDDQYKLYANDNVLRYVTEYPARGLLFDRQGKLLAYNEPAYDLMVIPRQVKDLDTTAFCELIGLKPVVFVKRLKDARSYSPYKASVIEKNILSNPSAIIREKLFKFPGFFLQPRTLRKYPDSLAGHVLGYVGEVDDKILARDSYYKAGDYIGVSGIEHYYETVLRGQRGLKVRMVDVHNRVVGSFENGAYDTLSVPGKNIHTTLDATLQAYGEHLMANKMGSIVAIEPSTGEILALVTAPVYNPNLLVGRERTTNYNKLVMDSLKPLYNRATMANYPPGSTFKLVNALVGLQEGVVVPSTSYGCQRGFHFGGLTVGCHAHTSPLNLVQSIQHSCNAYYCRVFKSIIDPYPTTEKGYNAWRDHVTSFGLGASLGTDMDQDLKGLVPKAEYYDRYHGKGRWKSLSVISLAIGQGELGVTPLQMANLGATIANRGYYYIPHIVKSVEGRESIDEKYMKPIHTTIDSSHFKWVIEGMEKVVQAGTASRAKVEGIAICGKTGTAQNPHGEDHSIFMAFAPKDEPRIAIVVYVENAGFGSSWAAPIATLMIEKYLKGEVSRKDLEKRMIETHP; via the coding sequence ATGAGCAGGGTGATCTCGTCGAAGATGCTGGTGGTGGCCATGATCTTTATCGGCACGGGACTGATACTTCTTTTGCGTTTGTTCTATATCCAGGTGGTGGATGATCAGTACAAGCTGTACGCCAATGATAACGTCCTGCGTTATGTGACCGAATATCCTGCCCGGGGATTATTATTCGATCGCCAGGGAAAACTGCTGGCGTACAATGAACCGGCATATGACCTGATGGTGATTCCGCGCCAGGTAAAGGATCTGGATACCACGGCATTTTGTGAGCTCATCGGTTTGAAACCTGTTGTTTTTGTAAAGCGATTGAAAGATGCCAGGTCTTATTCTCCTTACAAGGCCTCGGTAATTGAAAAGAATATTCTTTCAAATCCCAGTGCGATCATCCGGGAAAAGCTGTTCAAGTTTCCGGGATTCTTCCTTCAGCCAAGGACATTAAGAAAATATCCGGATAGCCTGGCGGGCCATGTGCTCGGATATGTGGGAGAAGTGGATGATAAGATATTGGCACGCGATTCTTACTACAAAGCTGGTGACTATATCGGTGTCAGCGGGATAGAGCATTATTATGAAACGGTATTGAGGGGGCAGCGCGGGTTAAAGGTGAGAATGGTTGATGTACATAACCGTGTTGTGGGAAGCTTTGAGAACGGAGCATATGATACCCTATCCGTACCGGGAAAGAACATACACACCACCCTTGATGCCACATTACAGGCTTACGGAGAGCATCTCATGGCCAATAAAATGGGCAGCATCGTGGCCATAGAACCTTCGACAGGAGAAATCCTGGCATTGGTCACCGCGCCGGTATACAACCCCAACCTGCTGGTGGGACGGGAACGAACAACCAACTATAACAAACTGGTGATGGATAGTCTGAAACCTTTGTACAACAGGGCTACAATGGCGAACTACCCACCCGGATCCACCTTCAAACTGGTGAATGCCCTGGTAGGTCTTCAGGAAGGGGTGGTGGTTCCATCCACAAGTTATGGGTGTCAGCGCGGTTTTCATTTTGGAGGACTTACGGTAGGATGTCACGCCCATACCAGTCCGCTTAACCTTGTACAATCCATCCAGCATTCCTGTAACGCATACTATTGCCGGGTATTCAAATCGATTATTGATCCCTATCCTACAACCGAGAAGGGTTACAATGCCTGGCGTGACCATGTGACCAGTTTCGGCCTTGGGGCCTCCCTGGGAACCGATATGGATCAGGATCTCAAGGGACTTGTTCCCAAGGCTGAATACTATGACCGTTATCATGGCAAAGGCCGTTGGAAGTCGCTCTCCGTTATTTCATTGGCGATAGGTCAGGGCGAACTTGGGGTAACCCCTTTGCAGATGGCGAATCTGGGAGCCACCATTGCCAATCGGGGGTATTACTACATTCCGCACATTGTTAAGTCTGTTGAAGGCCGGGAAAGTATTGATGAGAAATACATGAAACCGATCCACACCACCATCGACTCATCGCACTTCAAGTGGGTGATTGAGGGAATGGAAAAGGTGGTTCAGGCCGGAACAGCAAGCCGGGCAAAAGTAGAAGGCATTGCCATATGCGGTAAGACGGGGACGGCACAAAATCCGCATGGGGAAGACCATTCCATATTCATGGCCTTTGCACCGAAGGATGAACCCAGGATCGCGATTGTGGTATATGTTGAGAATGCTGGTTTCGGTTCGAGCTGGGCGGCACCCATTGCCACACTGATGATTGAAAAATACCTCAAGGGTGAAGTCTCACGAAAAGACCTTGAGAAAAGAATGATAGAAACCCATCCATAG
- the mreD gene encoding rod shape-determining protein MreD, producing MNEVLKHTIRFIIFILIQVLILNNISFLGRFTPFLYLSILLALPVNERKVLLLPIAFVTGIIIDMFSNTAGMHAAACVFMVFCQPLITRSLSERDTYDYKQTKAGAQGLRGMVFYTVIMVFLHHLVLFYLEAFSLDYFWSVLFRTIINTLITSFLIIVVKLIFTNPVSR from the coding sequence ATGAATGAAGTGCTTAAACATACGATCCGTTTTATAATCTTCATCCTGATCCAGGTCCTGATCCTGAACAACATCAGTTTCCTGGGAAGGTTCACCCCATTCCTGTACCTGAGTATTCTGCTGGCGCTTCCTGTGAATGAAAGAAAAGTGTTGCTTCTTCCTATCGCTTTCGTGACCGGCATCATCATAGACATGTTCTCCAATACAGCTGGTATGCATGCAGCCGCTTGTGTCTTCATGGTATTTTGTCAACCATTGATTACCCGGTCTCTTTCTGAACGGGATACATACGACTACAAACAAACCAAGGCAGGTGCGCAGGGTTTGCGGGGAATGGTCTTCTACACGGTGATCATGGTCTTTCTTCACCACCTTGTTCTGTTTTACCTGGAAGCCTTCTCACTGGACTATTTTTGGTCCGTCCTGTTCCGCACCATTATCAACACCCTGATCACCTCATTTCTGATCATCGTTGTTAAACTGATCTTCACAAATCCCGTGAGTCGATGA
- the mreC gene encoding rod shape-determining protein MreC — protein sequence MRALFSFIWRNHYFFVFVAFEILCFSLVVRNNTYQRAGFINSSSRVAGGVFGAWDNVTSYFSLREKNRLLADENARLRSLLMASSSTSEYQRTMDSLNGMQYFFYPAEVIANSLNQRSNYITLSSGSEDGLEEYMGLISGKGIVGMITNVSKHYAVARSLLHKEFTVGARFSRNKYTGVIQWDGNDPSLLTMGDVPLPADILEGDTVVTSGASAVFPAGLMIGTVVDYEVLPGDNFYSVKVRTAADFGNLSFVYAIQNIRKDEQQELQKMNEEPMNE from the coding sequence ATGCGCGCACTGTTCAGCTTCATCTGGAGAAACCATTACTTTTTCGTATTCGTTGCCTTTGAAATTCTGTGTTTTTCCCTGGTGGTGAGAAACAATACCTACCAACGGGCAGGATTTATTAATTCGTCAAGCCGCGTTGCCGGAGGTGTATTCGGTGCATGGGATAACGTAACTTCTTATTTCTCCCTCAGGGAGAAGAACCGTTTATTGGCGGATGAGAATGCAAGGTTAAGAAGTTTGTTGATGGCGTCGTCATCAACATCGGAATACCAGCGTACCATGGATAGCCTGAATGGGATGCAATACTTTTTTTATCCCGCAGAAGTGATCGCCAATTCTCTGAACCAGCGCAGCAATTATATCACGCTCTCCTCAGGAAGTGAAGACGGATTGGAAGAGTACATGGGGCTTATTTCCGGTAAAGGGATCGTTGGCATGATCACCAATGTATCCAAACACTATGCGGTCGCAAGGTCCCTGCTTCACAAAGAGTTTACCGTTGGCGCGCGATTCTCACGCAATAAGTACACCGGCGTGATCCAATGGGACGGCAATGATCCGAGTCTGTTGACCATGGGTGATGTGCCTTTGCCTGCTGATATCCTGGAAGGAGATACCGTGGTAACGAGCGGTGCATCTGCCGTTTTCCCGGCGGGTCTGATGATTGGCACCGTGGTTGATTACGAAGTGCTTCCCGGGGATAATTTCTATTCTGTGAAGGTCAGGACCGCTGCGGACTTTGGCAACCTGTCATTTGTATATGCCATTCAAAACATCCGAAAAGACGAACAGCAAGAACTTCAGAAAATGAATGAAGAGCCGATGAATGAATGA